One stretch of Segatella copri DNA includes these proteins:
- a CDS encoding BACON domain-containing protein: MKKLNIIYMLLGCLLTFVACSDDDYTPTVSPLKVTESSVAFNAKGGDGEITVASSTPIASVESSDDWCVVSADGDYKVKVTVDVNEAVASRNSIVTIKDQGGNETHISVTQSGLLFFLDTHKAVFADAAAKDFVKMVHSNEVALSVNEDVDWLEAVVQGDSIVVNTKSNETGEVRSAYVYCTSGPRKDSVLVVQGESKDILGDYYFAGQDKKGKLIYILGNLAKGKTANTLKLSFPALNASMEVPYDEANMSFKFLCGQYLCDYVEKDEETGDETTSYIYSAIWDTKKGGFTWGDSYSMDGIIYGDPENGTIVEFADNGSWSGYNVSAIRFEMFSKKEAVKANRIGALISFIYPFMQKMKDNNSASRKSNFVPANLSIIK; the protein is encoded by the coding sequence ATGAAGAAACTGAATATAATTTATATGCTGTTGGGATGTCTTTTGACATTTGTGGCATGTTCGGACGATGATTATACTCCAACAGTCTCTCCATTGAAGGTCACAGAATCTAGTGTTGCTTTCAATGCTAAAGGTGGTGATGGTGAGATTACAGTTGCTAGTTCTACGCCTATTGCTTCTGTAGAGAGTAGTGATGATTGGTGCGTGGTTTCTGCTGATGGTGATTATAAGGTGAAGGTGACCGTTGATGTTAATGAAGCTGTAGCTAGCCGTAATTCAATTGTTACCATCAAAGATCAGGGAGGCAATGAAACTCATATTTCCGTGACTCAATCTGGTTTGCTCTTCTTCCTAGATACTCATAAGGCTGTTTTTGCTGATGCGGCTGCTAAAGATTTCGTCAAGATGGTTCATAGTAATGAGGTCGCTTTAAGTGTGAATGAGGATGTAGATTGGCTAGAAGCAGTTGTGCAAGGTGATAGTATTGTTGTCAATACAAAAAGCAATGAAACAGGTGAAGTGCGTTCTGCTTATGTATATTGTACTTCTGGTCCACGAAAAGACTCTGTCCTTGTAGTTCAGGGTGAATCTAAGGATATCTTGGGCGATTACTATTTTGCTGGTCAGGATAAAAAGGGAAAGTTGATTTATATTTTGGGTAATTTAGCTAAAGGTAAGACAGCTAATACTTTGAAACTATCTTTTCCTGCGCTCAATGCTAGTATGGAAGTCCCTTATGATGAGGCTAATATGTCTTTCAAGTTCCTTTGCGGTCAGTATTTATGTGACTATGTAGAAAAGGATGAAGAGACTGGTGACGAGACAACTTCTTATATATACTCTGCTATTTGGGATACCAAAAAAGGAGGCTTTACATGGGGCGATAGCTATAGTATGGATGGTATCATCTATGGAGATCCGGAAAATGGTACGATTGTAGAATTTGCCGACAACGGTTCTTGGTCAGGATATAATGTTAGTGCTATTCGTTTTGAGATGTTTAGCAAGAAAGAGGCTGTTAAAGCTAATCGTATTGGAGCCTTAATCTCTTTCATTTATCCATTCATGCAAAAAATGAAGGATAATAATTCTGCTTCTCGTAAGTCGAATTTCGTGCCAGCCAACCTCTCTATTATCAAATAG
- a CDS encoding DUF4302 domain-containing protein, with protein MKKIYSFIIMALMLCVGFASCSHEEDDLFGESAAQRLNKSVDKYQKLLTSSENGWVMEFLPSDGSYGGFIYTAKFGDEDVSMASDLTLYSDTEEWPAGTVLSSKYSVKAEQGVILTFDTYNLLFHFFSEPQGSSDVDGYESDYEFTFLKTSEDQDTIYLRGKKYENILKMYKLKDTDAETFIKKTIEMSENLSKVNYQFLKIGNKEYPVDIEGKTIYINDIDSTDLELNVPMFYTPEGFHFYEPISVGGKSFQYFKYDEATGNIVADDNQSSIDLPSATDQFLNPKLNWNFDGEDMCDGLKELYDKLPEMSSSYTFEGAYIGKSTASFDFGMGYDMIIGINWNLELFGTQFSSSANYGVDLSYDEAAGVIGIKGLGEGSGFTSSSKNKVAAPFVDYILDNAPYKATFNDGKIKTQVKLESTKDPSVWFTLKL; from the coding sequence ATGAAAAAAATATATAGTTTTATCATCATGGCACTCATGTTGTGCGTTGGATTTGCCTCTTGTTCTCATGAGGAGGACGACCTGTTTGGTGAGTCTGCTGCACAGCGCTTGAACAAGAGTGTGGACAAGTACCAGAAGTTGCTCACCAGTAGTGAGAACGGATGGGTGATGGAGTTTTTGCCAAGTGATGGTTCCTATGGTGGATTTATTTATACGGCAAAGTTTGGCGATGAAGACGTATCAATGGCTAGCGACCTCACTTTGTATAGTGATACAGAGGAGTGGCCTGCTGGTACAGTGTTATCTTCTAAGTATTCTGTAAAGGCAGAGCAGGGCGTTATTCTTACGTTTGATACCTATAATCTGTTGTTCCATTTCTTCTCTGAGCCTCAAGGTTCTTCTGATGTAGATGGTTATGAGAGTGACTATGAGTTTACTTTCCTCAAAACTAGTGAGGATCAGGATACCATTTATCTTCGTGGTAAAAAGTATGAGAACATTCTCAAAATGTATAAGCTGAAGGATACTGATGCTGAGACTTTTATCAAGAAGACCATTGAGATGAGCGAAAATCTTTCAAAGGTAAACTATCAGTTCTTGAAGATAGGAAACAAAGAATATCCTGTGGATATTGAAGGAAAAACAATCTATATCAATGATATTGATAGTACAGACTTGGAGTTAAATGTACCAATGTTTTATACCCCAGAGGGCTTCCATTTTTACGAACCTATCAGCGTTGGTGGCAAGTCCTTCCAGTACTTCAAGTATGATGAAGCTACAGGCAATATCGTTGCAGATGATAATCAGAGTTCTATTGACCTTCCTTCTGCAACCGATCAGTTCCTTAATCCTAAACTCAATTGGAACTTTGATGGTGAAGACATGTGCGATGGTTTGAAGGAACTTTATGATAAACTGCCAGAAATGAGTTCTTCCTATACTTTCGAAGGCGCCTATATAGGAAAATCTACAGCTAGCTTCGATTTTGGCATGGGATATGATATGATTATTGGCATCAATTGGAATTTGGAACTTTTCGGCACTCAATTTAGTTCTTCAGCTAACTATGGCGTTGATTTGAGTTATGATGAAGCCGCTGGTGTTATCGGTATCAAGGGACTCGGTGAAGGTTCAGGTTTCACTTCGTCTAGTAAGAATAAAGTTGCGGCTCCATTCGTTGACTATATCCTTGACAACGCTCCATACAAAGCGACATTCAATGATGGCAAGATTAAGACTCAGGTAAAGTTGGAGAGTACAAAAGATCCTTCAGTATGGTTTACATTGAAGTTGTAG
- a CDS encoding zinc-binding metallopeptidase, with translation MKKYIFMFALSVAALGSFTSCSESDLDKESIFQDSQVKENDFDKWIYKNYTLPYNINLMYRLQDIESDHNYSLAPAQYEKSVELAHIVKYAWLEAYDEVAGVDFTRKFVPKMLHFVGSAAYENNGTMILGTAEGGLKVTLYLVNNLMIDREFLNHYYFKTMHHEFSHILHQTKSYPTEYDLISEKDYVSGDWYLMSDSEAHQLGFVSPYAMCEPREDIAEVTSIYITKTPAEWQAIIADAGSEGADIINQKLEIVKKYMATSWGIDMDELRDCVQRRLNDVVDGNVDLESLK, from the coding sequence ATGAAGAAATATATATTTATGTTTGCGCTGTCGGTGGCTGCTTTAGGTAGTTTTACTTCTTGTAGCGAGAGCGATTTGGATAAGGAAAGTATCTTTCAAGATAGCCAGGTAAAGGAGAATGATTTTGATAAGTGGATATACAAGAACTATACCTTGCCTTACAATATCAACTTGATGTATCGATTGCAGGATATAGAGTCAGATCATAATTATTCCTTGGCACCAGCTCAGTATGAAAAGTCGGTTGAGTTAGCGCATATTGTAAAGTATGCTTGGTTGGAGGCTTATGATGAAGTTGCCGGTGTAGATTTCACTCGCAAGTTTGTGCCAAAAATGCTGCATTTTGTAGGCTCAGCTGCATACGAGAACAATGGAACCATGATTCTGGGTACTGCAGAGGGTGGATTGAAAGTGACATTGTACTTGGTGAACAACTTGATGATAGACAGAGAATTTCTCAATCACTACTACTTCAAGACAATGCACCATGAGTTCTCTCATATTCTCCATCAGACAAAAAGTTACCCTACTGAGTATGATTTGATTTCTGAGAAAGATTATGTGAGCGGTGACTGGTATTTGATGAGCGATTCTGAGGCTCATCAGTTAGGCTTTGTTTCACCTTATGCCATGTGCGAGCCTCGTGAGGATATAGCTGAGGTTACCTCTATCTATATTACAAAGACTCCTGCCGAATGGCAGGCCATTATTGCTGATGCTGGCTCAGAGGGTGCTGATATTATCAATCAGAAACTTGAGATAGTAAAGAAATACATGGCCACATCTTGGGGCATTGATATGGATGAACTTCGCGATTGCGTACAGCGCCGACTCAATGACGTAGTAGATGGAAATGTAGATTTGGAATCACTCAAATAA
- a CDS encoding RagB/SusD family nutrient uptake outer membrane protein yields the protein MKVSFKYYILAASIVLGMTSCDDYLDKMPDNRTELDETSKIQDMLVSCYPTTHYAAIAEFESDNTDHMDVLGYTSYKKIQDEASEWKNITYEDDDSPFKLWNACYHSIASANMVLDAIEKQGNPAELQAAKGEALVARAFNHFILVNIFSKAYSPKTSSTDLGIPYVTKVETTVAPHYERGTVADVYKHIEEDLLAGIPLLDEASYSVPAYHFTKKAAEALAARFYLFYVQDDKSNYDKVIKYAQDVLTSNPLSMLREWKEIGSLSPNNSVRANAFVNADRKSNLLLCSTNSLWVRYYGPYGIGYKYCHNTTIAATETNKATTLWGSYSRLNYKIYQYTSMPKVIMDKFGEFFEITDAVNDVGVPHEMFPALTSDEVMLNMIEAYIMKKDYDKALTNFNIWMHNFTSYTKNVTMDDINRVYGEYQENELTGESTGMKYYTPTEPTPKKELHPDFTVEKGDQENFLQCLLHCRRIMTLHEGLRWFDIKRYGMTIYRRTIDGSGDITVTDTMNVDDPRRAIQLPASVIKAGLEANPRK from the coding sequence ATGAAAGTAAGTTTCAAATATTATATATTAGCAGCATCCATCGTGCTGGGCATGACATCTTGCGATGACTATCTGGACAAGATGCCAGACAACCGCACCGAATTGGATGAGACATCAAAAATTCAGGATATGTTGGTGTCATGCTATCCAACCACACATTATGCAGCTATAGCAGAGTTTGAGTCTGATAATACTGACCATATGGATGTGTTGGGCTACACCTCTTATAAAAAAATTCAGGATGAGGCTTCGGAATGGAAGAATATCACTTATGAAGATGATGATAGCCCATTTAAATTGTGGAATGCCTGTTACCATTCCATTGCCTCTGCCAATATGGTACTGGACGCAATTGAAAAGCAAGGTAACCCTGCCGAACTTCAGGCAGCTAAGGGTGAGGCTTTGGTAGCCAGAGCTTTCAATCATTTCATTTTGGTGAATATCTTTAGTAAGGCTTATAGTCCAAAAACTTCAAGCACTGATCTTGGTATACCTTATGTCACTAAGGTGGAAACTACTGTGGCTCCTCACTATGAGCGTGGCACTGTAGCTGATGTATACAAGCATATAGAGGAAGACTTGCTGGCAGGTATTCCATTGTTGGACGAGGCCAGCTATTCTGTGCCAGCTTATCATTTTACCAAGAAGGCTGCTGAAGCTTTGGCCGCTCGTTTCTATCTCTTCTATGTGCAGGATGATAAGAGTAATTACGATAAGGTAATCAAGTATGCACAGGATGTTTTGACAAGCAATCCTCTCTCCATGTTAAGAGAATGGAAGGAGATAGGATCTCTGTCGCCTAACAACAGTGTGCGTGCCAATGCTTTTGTTAATGCCGACAGAAAGTCCAACCTTTTGTTGTGCTCTACCAATTCGCTTTGGGTACGTTATTATGGTCCTTATGGTATCGGTTATAAGTATTGCCACAATACCACGATTGCTGCTACCGAGACAAATAAGGCAACTACTCTTTGGGGAAGTTATTCTCGACTTAACTATAAGATATACCAGTATACGAGTATGCCAAAAGTTATCATGGATAAATTTGGTGAGTTCTTTGAAATTACAGATGCTGTCAATGATGTAGGTGTTCCTCATGAAATGTTCCCAGCTTTGACATCTGACGAGGTGATGCTCAATATGATAGAGGCTTACATTATGAAGAAGGATTATGATAAGGCATTGACTAATTTCAATATCTGGATGCATAATTTTACATCATATACTAAAAATGTCACAATGGATGATATCAATAGAGTGTATGGCGAATATCAGGAGAATGAATTGACTGGTGAGTCTACCGGCATGAAGTACTATACTCCTACAGAGCCAACTCCAAAGAAGGAATTGCATCCTGACTTTACCGTAGAGAAGGGTGACCAGGAAAACTTCTTGCAATGCTTGCTTCATTGTCGTCGTATCATGACCCTGCATGAGGGACTTCGCTGGTTTGATATCAAGCGCTATGGTATGACTATCTATCGCCGTACCATTGATGGTAGTGGTGACATTACTGTGACCGATACGATGAATGTGGATGACCCACGTCGTGCCATTCAGTTACCGGCTAGTGTCATCAAGGCTGGACTTGAGGCAAATCCACGTAAGTAA
- a CDS encoding SusC/RagA family TonB-linked outer membrane protein, with the protein MAQTKVTGTVVSQEDGEPVIGASVVVAGAARTGTVTDIDGHFSLEVPAGKKLVVSYIGMQPQTLSPSAKMLIKLKPDSKSLGEVVVTGMQHVDRRLFTGAATSINAEEAKLDGVADISRSLEGRAAGVSVQNVTGTFGTAPKIRVRGATSIYGSSKPLWVVDGVIMEDVTDVSTDDLSSGDAETLISSAIAGLNADDIESFQILKDGSATSIYGARAMAGVIVVTTKKGRAGFSKISYTGEYTMRLKPHYSEFNIMDSQEQMGVYKELKQKGWLNFSDTYRASESGVYGKMYQLMNTYDPTSGTFALENTEHAMNEYLRQAEYRNTDWFDELFSSAIQHNHSVSMSGGTDKLNFYASLSAMVDPGWYKQSKVNRYTANLNATYNISDKLSFNIITSGSYRKQRAPGTLSQTVDPVYGEVKRDFDINPYSYALNTSRTLDANTYYTRNYADFNILDELDKNYMNLDVTDVKFQGELKYKPIKGLEFSLLGAVKHSGTMQEHIVHDNSNQARAYRAMPDATVRDKNPFLYTDPDNPYALPISILPQGGIYQKTDYKMNSYDFRGTVNWNHTFDNSHIVNLFGGMEVSDISRNKNFFNGWGMQYTKGEIPFYTYQFFKKSIESGTDYYTLSNTFSRTAAFFANATYSYKGRYVINGTYRYEGTNRLGKSRSARWLPTWNVSGAWNMHEESFFENLRPTLSHLTLKASYSLTGDPGPTNVSNAAAVLKSYKPYRPFASIQESGMDWSDLGNDELTYEKKHELNLGFDAGFFNNRINFALDWYTRNNYDLIGLIRTTGAGGQIEKLANVASMKSHGVEFTLSTKNIQTKDFAWTTDFIFSYSKTKVTDLQTNSKVIDLVSGTGFALEGYPVRGLFSYKFNGLSDKGYPVITDQNGNVTSSGENIDFQSQTLDNLVYEGPSDPTTTGSFGNIFKYKNLRLNVFITYSFGNVVRLDPVFKEKYTDLTAMPKEFKNRFVQAGDENITDIPVILTNAQVTRDNYLKTLYNAYNYSTARVAKGDFIRMKEISLSYDFPKSWLEPLKLSDLSLKLQATNLFLIYADDKLNGQDPEFFRSGGVAAPMPKQYTLTLRLGI; encoded by the coding sequence TTGGCTCAAACGAAAGTAACAGGTACCGTAGTTTCTCAGGAAGATGGTGAACCTGTCATCGGTGCATCTGTCGTAGTCGCCGGAGCGGCACGTACAGGTACCGTCACCGATATTGACGGTCACTTCTCTTTGGAGGTACCTGCTGGTAAGAAACTTGTAGTTAGCTACATCGGTATGCAGCCACAGACTTTATCTCCGTCTGCCAAGATGCTTATCAAGTTGAAGCCTGATAGCAAAAGCTTGGGCGAGGTGGTTGTAACGGGTATGCAGCATGTAGACCGTCGCCTGTTTACAGGTGCAGCTACAAGTATAAATGCTGAGGAAGCAAAGTTGGATGGTGTGGCTGATATCAGTCGCTCCCTCGAAGGTCGTGCAGCTGGTGTATCTGTGCAGAATGTGACAGGTACATTTGGTACGGCGCCAAAAATTCGTGTCCGTGGTGCTACATCTATCTATGGTTCTTCTAAACCTCTTTGGGTTGTAGATGGTGTCATCATGGAGGATGTCACAGATGTTAGTACAGACGACCTTTCATCTGGTGATGCCGAGACCTTGATTTCTTCTGCTATTGCAGGTTTGAATGCTGATGATATTGAAAGTTTCCAGATTTTGAAGGATGGTTCTGCTACCTCTATTTATGGTGCACGTGCCATGGCTGGTGTCATCGTTGTTACAACCAAGAAGGGTCGTGCTGGATTTAGCAAGATTTCTTATACTGGTGAATATACCATGCGCTTGAAACCTCATTATAGCGAGTTTAATATCATGGACTCTCAGGAACAGATGGGTGTCTATAAAGAGTTGAAGCAGAAAGGATGGCTCAATTTCTCTGATACATACCGTGCTTCAGAGAGTGGTGTCTATGGTAAGATGTACCAGCTCATGAATACCTACGATCCAACTAGTGGAACCTTTGCGCTTGAGAATACTGAGCATGCAATGAATGAGTATTTGCGTCAGGCAGAATATAGAAATACAGACTGGTTTGATGAACTTTTCTCTAGTGCCATCCAGCACAATCACTCTGTGAGCATGAGCGGAGGTACAGATAAACTCAATTTCTATGCATCTTTGAGTGCAATGGTAGATCCAGGTTGGTACAAGCAGAGCAAAGTAAATCGCTATACAGCCAATTTAAATGCTACATATAATATTTCGGATAAGTTGTCTTTCAATATTATCACTTCTGGCTCTTATCGTAAGCAGAGAGCTCCTGGTACTTTGTCTCAGACAGTGGACCCAGTGTATGGTGAGGTAAAGCGTGATTTTGATATCAACCCATATTCTTATGCGTTGAATACCTCAAGAACATTGGATGCCAATACGTACTATACTCGCAACTATGCAGACTTTAATATCTTAGACGAGTTGGACAAAAACTATATGAACCTTGACGTTACTGATGTAAAGTTCCAGGGTGAATTAAAGTATAAGCCAATTAAGGGATTGGAGTTTTCATTGTTAGGTGCGGTAAAGCATTCTGGCACTATGCAGGAACATATTGTACATGATAATTCCAACCAAGCTCGTGCTTATCGTGCTATGCCTGATGCTACAGTTCGTGACAAGAACCCATTCTTGTATACAGACCCAGACAACCCTTATGCGTTGCCAATCTCTATCTTACCACAGGGTGGTATTTATCAGAAGACAGATTATAAAATGAACAGTTACGATTTTCGTGGTACTGTGAACTGGAATCATACTTTTGATAATTCGCACATCGTCAACCTCTTTGGTGGTATGGAAGTGAGTGATATCAGCCGTAACAAGAATTTCTTCAATGGTTGGGGAATGCAGTATACAAAGGGTGAAATACCTTTCTATACTTATCAGTTCTTCAAAAAGAGCATTGAGAGTGGTACCGATTATTACACACTCTCTAACACGTTCTCTCGTACGGCAGCATTCTTTGCTAATGCAACCTATTCTTATAAGGGACGTTACGTTATCAATGGTACATATCGTTACGAAGGTACTAACCGATTGGGTAAGAGTCGTTCTGCCAGATGGTTGCCTACTTGGAATGTTTCTGGTGCATGGAATATGCATGAGGAGAGTTTCTTCGAAAATTTGCGTCCAACGCTTTCTCATTTGACATTGAAGGCTTCTTATTCTTTGACTGGTGACCCTGGTCCAACAAATGTTTCCAATGCGGCTGCAGTCTTAAAGAGTTACAAGCCTTACCGTCCTTTCGCTAGCATCCAGGAGAGTGGTATGGACTGGAGCGATTTGGGTAATGATGAATTGACATATGAGAAGAAGCATGAGTTGAACCTCGGTTTTGATGCAGGTTTCTTTAATAACCGCATCAACTTTGCCCTTGACTGGTATACTCGTAATAACTACGATTTGATTGGTCTGATTCGTACAACAGGTGCTGGTGGTCAGATAGAGAAACTTGCTAATGTGGCTTCTATGAAATCACATGGTGTGGAGTTTACTCTTTCTACCAAGAATATTCAAACCAAGGATTTCGCTTGGACCACAGACTTCATATTCTCTTATTCAAAGACTAAGGTTACAGACTTACAGACGAACTCAAAGGTTATCGACCTGGTTTCTGGTACAGGTTTCGCTCTCGAGGGATATCCTGTAAGAGGTTTGTTCTCTTATAAGTTTAATGGTTTGAGTGATAAGGGTTATCCGGTAATTACTGATCAGAATGGCAATGTGACATCTAGTGGTGAAAATATCGATTTCCAGAGTCAGACTCTTGACAACTTGGTATATGAGGGTCCTAGTGATCCTACTACAACCGGTAGTTTTGGTAATATATTTAAGTACAAGAATTTGCGTTTGAATGTATTCATTACCTATTCATTCGGCAATGTTGTACGATTGGATCCTGTGTTCAAGGAAAAATATACAGACCTTACTGCCATGCCAAAGGAATTTAAAAACCGCTTTGTTCAGGCAGGAGATGAGAATATTACCGACATTCCTGTTATCTTGACAAATGCTCAGGTAACGAGAGATAATTATCTTAAGACATTGTACAATGCCTACAATTATTCTACCGCTCGTGTAGCTAAGGGTGACTTCATTCGTATGAAGGAGATTTCTCTGTCGTATGATTTCCCTAAGTCATGGTTGGAACCATTGAAGTTGAGCGACCTCTCACTGAAGTTGCAAGCTACCAACTTGTTCCTCATCTATGCAGATGACAAGTTGAATGGTCAGGATCCTGAATTCTTCCGTTCAGGTGGTGTCGCAGCCCCAATGCCAAAGCAGTACACACTGACACTCAGATTAGGCATTTAA
- a CDS encoding sensor histidine kinase produces the protein MFKLNSVGRKLYFCVLAVFLVFAVSFIVFQQAREKQYKIGTLTIKLENYNELLAEDLALSPGEGIILQDSLHNKKVTVAHEKLQAFVREHESKDLRVTLVRPNGKVIYDNMSSDYEHFANHAKREEIAEALKNRVGSSVERQSKTLKHDYFYVASYFPESKLIIRTALPYNNDLAKSLQADQHFIWFAIVAVILLTIVLYRFTDRLAKNVSKLSIFAYKADHNESLEVEDLAKFPNDELGEIAERIIKMYKRIQTTRREQDVLKRQLTQNIAHELKTPVASIQGYLETILDNPHINEEMKSQFLQRCYAQSERLTSLLRDISTLNRLDDGSDMIDFEAVDITQMVSEIAHETALERESHKMTFENILPDQHIIVKGNRSLLYSVFRNLTDNAIAYAGEGRKITLSAKEQGYKWHFIFCDNGQGVPAEHLSRLFERFYRVDKGRSRKMGGTGLGLAIVKNAVLLHGGTIRVSNQLEGGLKFEFTLKK, from the coding sequence ATGTTTAAGTTAAATAGTGTAGGTAGGAAGTTGTACTTCTGTGTACTGGCGGTGTTCCTTGTGTTCGCCGTCAGTTTTATCGTGTTCCAGCAGGCACGTGAGAAACAGTATAAAATAGGTACGCTTACTATCAAGCTGGAAAATTATAATGAACTGTTGGCAGAAGATCTGGCGCTCTCTCCTGGTGAAGGAATTATTCTGCAGGATAGCCTTCACAATAAGAAAGTGACTGTGGCTCATGAGAAGTTGCAGGCTTTTGTCCGAGAACATGAAAGCAAGGATCTTCGTGTTACGCTAGTGCGCCCTAACGGTAAGGTGATTTATGACAACATGAGTTCCGACTATGAACATTTTGCCAACCATGCCAAGCGTGAGGAAATAGCAGAGGCCTTGAAAAACAGGGTAGGCTCAAGCGTGGAGCGACAGTCTAAAACCCTGAAGCACGATTATTTCTATGTGGCTTCTTATTTTCCGGAAAGCAAGCTCATCATCCGTACGGCACTACCCTACAATAATGATTTGGCAAAATCGCTGCAGGCCGACCAGCATTTCATCTGGTTTGCCATCGTAGCCGTCATCCTGCTTACCATCGTGCTCTACCGTTTTACGGACCGTCTGGCTAAGAATGTTTCCAAACTGAGCATCTTTGCTTATAAGGCAGACCATAACGAGAGTCTGGAGGTGGAAGATCTCGCCAAGTTCCCTAACGATGAGTTGGGCGAGATTGCTGAGCGCATCATCAAGATGTATAAGCGCATACAGACCACCCGACGTGAACAGGATGTACTGAAGCGGCAGCTTACCCAGAATATCGCTCACGAGCTGAAGACTCCTGTGGCAAGTATTCAGGGTTATCTGGAAACGATACTCGACAATCCGCATATCAACGAAGAGATGAAGTCGCAGTTTCTGCAGCGCTGTTATGCCCAAAGCGAACGCCTCACCTCTCTGCTCCGCGACATCTCAACCCTGAACCGGTTGGATGACGGTTCGGATATGATAGATTTCGAGGCGGTAGACATTACGCAGATGGTGAGTGAAATAGCCCATGAGACGGCGCTGGAAAGAGAGTCGCACAAGATGACTTTCGAGAATATTCTTCCCGACCAGCATATTATCGTGAAGGGTAACCGCAGTCTGCTCTATAGTGTGTTCCGCAATCTTACCGACAATGCCATAGCTTATGCCGGCGAAGGGCGTAAGATAACGTTGAGTGCCAAGGAGCAGGGCTACAAGTGGCATTTCATCTTCTGTGATAACGGTCAAGGAGTTCCTGCCGAGCATCTCTCCCGTCTTTTCGAGCGTTTCTATCGGGTAGATAAGGGACGCAGCCGCAAGATGGGTGGCACCGGTTTGGGTCTTGCCATCGTCAAGAATGCCGTTCTTCTGCATGGCGGAACCATCCGTGTAAGTAATCAACTGGAAGGCGGCTTGAAGTTTGAATTTACGCTTAAGAAATAA
- a CDS encoding response regulator: MEENMKRILVVDDEQDLCEILKFNLETEGYEVETANSAEEALEMDIASFDLLLLDVMMGGMSGFQLAKQLKDNPMTANVPIIFLTARDTENDTVTGFNIGADDYISKPFSIREVMVRVRAVLRRTAEQAGDADESKIINYQGLQLNLDKKTVSIDGEAIPFTKTEFELLRLFLEERGKVFSRQELIDRVWPKDVMVLDRTVDVNITRMRKKIGKFAKCIVTRLGFGYYFDA, from the coding sequence ATGGAAGAGAATATGAAAAGAATACTTGTTGTTGATGATGAGCAAGACTTGTGTGAGATTCTGAAATTCAATCTCGAAACAGAAGGATATGAGGTAGAGACTGCCAATTCTGCAGAAGAGGCTTTGGAGATGGACATCGCTTCGTTCGACCTGCTGCTGTTGGACGTCATGATGGGAGGAATGAGCGGTTTCCAGCTGGCTAAGCAGTTGAAGGACAATCCGATGACAGCCAATGTTCCGATTATCTTCCTTACAGCCCGAGATACGGAAAACGATACGGTTACTGGATTCAATATCGGTGCCGATGATTATATCTCGAAACCTTTCTCTATACGAGAGGTGATGGTCAGAGTGCGTGCCGTCTTGCGCCGTACGGCTGAACAGGCTGGCGATGCTGATGAATCGAAGATCATCAACTATCAGGGACTGCAGCTGAATCTGGACAAGAAGACGGTGAGCATCGATGGTGAGGCTATCCCTTTCACCAAGACTGAGTTCGAACTTCTGCGTCTTTTCCTCGAAGAGCGCGGCAAGGTGTTCTCCCGTCAGGAACTTATCGACCGGGTATGGCCTAAGGATGTGATGGTACTCGACCGCACGGTGGATGTCAACATCACCCGTATGAGAAAGAAGATTGGTAAGTTTGCCAAGTGCATCGTTACCCGTCTGGGGTTCGGTTATTATTTTGATGCGTAA
- a CDS encoding helix-turn-helix domain-containing protein: protein MKDKVNAIPLIGEIIKEELNKQGKTTVWLAEQLGCHRTNIYKVYGRATIDTGMLYHICQLLNIDLFKVYSDALRKRKKKNQDLN from the coding sequence ATGAAAGATAAAGTAAATGCAATTCCCTTAATCGGTGAAATCATCAAAGAGGAATTAAACAAGCAAGGCAAGACCACAGTATGGCTTGCTGAGCAATTAGGCTGCCATCGTACTAATATATATAAGGTATACGGCAGAGCCACTATAGATACGGGTATGCTTTACCATATCTGTCAGTTGCTGAACATAGATTTGTTTAAGGTTTATTCAGACGCTTTGCGCAAACGCAAGAAAAAGAATCAAGATTTAAACTAA